The window TTTGCAAGCGGCTCGCACCCGACCGCGTGGATGTGGTGACTTCCACCCGTCCCGGCACGGTGCGGGGAGCGCTCCCCGTTGATGGGGAGACACTGAGTCGCTGGCGCATGGAATTGGAACGGGGCAAGCGAAAGGCCTGCCCGACGGACTGCGTCCAGATCGAAGAGATCGCCCAAGAGCATCTGATTGAGCTCGTGCTGGCATCCATATCGCGCAGACCGCAGACCATTCCTCAGATGGCTGGAGCCCTGAATGTGGACCGCGAAGCGGTTCGCAAGGCTGTGGAAGCTCTCGAGGCAGAGAGCGCTGTCATCCCCCGGGAGGACCGGGGAGAGACCTACTACCACGGCACGGGCCACGTTATTGAGGAGTGATGCGCCGTGAATCAACTTTTTTTCACACGAGGTTTTTATGACCGCAGCTACCGCAAACAAGAAAAAGCGGCAGAAAATGTTCATCTCGGTATTGCCGGGTGAGCAGGTTGAAGTTGTCATAGCCGAAGAAGGCAAGGTCAACGAGTACTACGTTGAGATGGTCCATCAGGCCAAGACCAAGGGCAACATCTACAAAGGGTATATCCACAACATCGACAACGGCCTTCAGGCCGCATTCATCAACTACGGCGCCGAGCGCAACGGGTTCCTCCAGATCGACGAGGTGCACCCGGAATACTATGTAGGCAGCCCGGCCACCAAGAAGGGCCAGCGCTTCCCGCTCATGCAGAAGGTGCTCAAGCCCGGCCAGGAAGTGCTGGTGCAGGTCGTCAAGGAACCCACCGGCAAGAAGGGCGCGTTCCTGACCTCCTACCTTTCCCTGCCCGGCCGCAGCTTCGTCTACACCGTGGGCCGCTCCCAGATGGGCGTCTCCCGCAAGATCGAGAACGAGAAGGAACGTACCCGCCTCAAGAAGGCGCTGGAGTCCTTTGAGACCTCCGAAGGCGTGGGCCTCATCGCCCGCACCGCTGCCGTGGGGCAGTCCAAGGCCGCTCTGGAGCGCGATTTCAAGTACCTGAACCGTCTCTGGACCGACATTCGCTCCAATGCCCAGAGTGAAAAGGCTCCGACCATGGTCTACGAAGAGCTGGGTCTGGCAGCACGCGCCGTGCGCGACTACCTGACCTCCGACGTGACCGAAGTCTGGGTGGACGATAAGGAGACCTACGAGCAGGTTCG of the Pseudodesulfovibrio sp. zrk46 genome contains:
- a CDS encoding Rne/Rng family ribonuclease translates to MTAATANKKKRQKMFISVLPGEQVEVVIAEEGKVNEYYVEMVHQAKTKGNIYKGYIHNIDNGLQAAFINYGAERNGFLQIDEVHPEYYVGSPATKKGQRFPLMQKVLKPGQEVLVQVVKEPTGKKGAFLTSYLSLPGRSFVYTVGRSQMGVSRKIENEKERTRLKKALESFETSEGVGLIARTAAVGQSKAALERDFKYLNRLWTDIRSNAQSEKAPTMVYEELGLAARAVRDYLTSDVTEVWVDDKETYEQVRQFVKLAFPRKNNLVKLHEDTDLSLLERFNLVKQVQEIYSREASMPSGGRLVFDATEALTAVDINSGKIGGERNFQKMALKTNVEAAKEIARQLRLRDIGGQVVIDFIEMKNPKDCREVEKVMRAELKNDRARTDVSRISSFGLMELVRQRLGSSAIAISTEPCPCCKGTGIRRNLEWQALQALKEIHRDIRKPSVERVEHMAEEELAIYLLNNKRKILADMEDEYGKEITIDIDYEYDD